From Solwaraspora sp. WMMD1047, the proteins below share one genomic window:
- a CDS encoding MMPL family transporter, with translation MIGLWVALAAVMVPLSGKLSSVTTDRAVDLLPAGAESTKVAALEDSLPGGEDNTFVFVYHRAGGLTDADRATVERHYDTLAKRYPPKAADEEDEGSLTTPSTDGEAMMFTLDVSTTYGAPEELVGPLRDAAKDRPAGLELEVTGPAAIDGDMDAVFDGIDLQVFLTTVVVVTLLLILTYRSPVLWFIPLMVVGAAALTAMASVYLLVKGFGIVFNNQNSALLTILVFGVGTDYALLLISRYREALHHHENVRVAMVHALRGAAPAIVASAATVVAGLLCLLAADLNSTNGLGPIGAAGIVCALVAMLTLFPAVLVVLGRRIFWPAVPRFSTSVEEKVGLWGRLGAAISRRRWVATLASLGVLGVLAVGLTGNTGPLREQDQFLSPPESVTGFTVLRQHFPELGGMPMTVYTRADYQVRVLNVVKGTPGVAQAFPGEARGGWVDISVFPRDAPDTVAEYDTIKRVRAAVHAVSGAEAIVGGPSAENLDTEVTTRRDERLVIPLVLAVVLIVLGLLLRAIVAPLILMATVVVSFAAAFGGSVFVFDTILGFKGIDYSVPLLAFLFLVALGVDYNIFLVSRAREEAVRLGTRAGMLKALSATGGVITSAGVVLAATFAVLVSLPLVMLVEVGFLVAFGVLLDALLVRSVLVPALTLLIGRRMWWPSRLDRPTAEPPNGRHSLPDEEELALQR, from the coding sequence GTGATTGGCCTGTGGGTGGCGCTGGCGGCGGTCATGGTGCCGCTGAGCGGGAAGTTGAGCTCGGTCACCACCGACAGAGCCGTGGACCTCCTGCCGGCCGGTGCCGAGTCCACCAAGGTGGCGGCGCTGGAGGACAGTCTCCCCGGCGGTGAGGACAACACGTTCGTCTTCGTGTACCACCGTGCCGGCGGCTTGACCGACGCCGACCGCGCGACGGTCGAGCGCCACTACGACACGCTTGCCAAGCGGTACCCGCCGAAGGCGGCCGACGAGGAGGACGAGGGCTCGCTGACGACGCCGTCCACCGACGGCGAGGCGATGATGTTCACCCTCGACGTGAGCACGACCTACGGCGCACCGGAGGAGCTCGTCGGCCCGTTGCGTGACGCCGCGAAGGACCGCCCCGCCGGCCTGGAACTCGAGGTGACCGGCCCGGCCGCGATCGACGGCGACATGGACGCCGTCTTCGACGGGATCGATCTGCAGGTCTTCCTCACCACCGTCGTCGTCGTCACGCTCCTGCTCATCCTCACCTACCGCAGCCCGGTGTTGTGGTTCATCCCGCTCATGGTCGTTGGCGCGGCCGCACTGACCGCGATGGCCTCGGTCTACCTGCTCGTCAAGGGCTTCGGCATCGTGTTCAACAACCAGAACTCGGCGCTGCTGACGATCCTGGTGTTCGGCGTCGGCACGGACTACGCGCTGCTGCTCATCTCCCGATATCGGGAGGCACTGCACCACCACGAGAACGTCCGGGTCGCGATGGTCCACGCGCTGCGCGGCGCGGCACCGGCGATCGTCGCGTCCGCGGCCACCGTGGTCGCCGGCCTGCTCTGCCTGCTCGCCGCGGACCTGAACAGCACCAACGGGTTGGGCCCGATCGGCGCGGCCGGCATCGTGTGCGCGCTGGTGGCCATGCTGACGCTGTTCCCGGCGGTGCTCGTGGTGCTCGGCAGGCGGATCTTCTGGCCGGCCGTTCCGCGGTTCAGCACGTCCGTGGAGGAGAAGGTGGGGCTGTGGGGACGGCTCGGCGCCGCCATCAGCCGCCGCCGGTGGGTGGCGACGCTCGCCTCGCTCGGAGTCCTCGGCGTGCTCGCCGTCGGGCTGACGGGCAACACCGGTCCGCTGCGGGAGCAGGACCAGTTCCTGTCCCCGCCGGAGTCGGTCACCGGCTTCACCGTTCTCCGTCAGCACTTCCCGGAGCTCGGCGGCATGCCGATGACGGTCTACACGCGGGCGGATTACCAGGTGCGGGTGCTCAACGTCGTCAAGGGCACCCCCGGTGTGGCGCAGGCGTTCCCGGGTGAGGCCAGGGGTGGCTGGGTCGACATCTCCGTGTTCCCCAGGGACGCGCCGGACACCGTCGCAGAGTACGACACGATCAAGCGGGTGCGCGCCGCCGTGCACGCGGTGAGCGGGGCGGAGGCGATCGTCGGCGGGCCGAGTGCGGAGAACCTCGACACCGAGGTGACCACCAGGCGCGACGAGAGGCTGGTGATCCCGCTGGTGCTGGCCGTCGTCCTGATCGTGCTCGGGCTGCTGCTGCGCGCGATCGTGGCCCCGCTGATCCTGATGGCGACAGTGGTTGTCTCGTTCGCCGCGGCCTTCGGCGGCAGCGTGTTCGTCTTCGACACGATCCTCGGATTCAAGGGGATCGACTATTCGGTGCCGCTGCTGGCGTTCCTGTTCCTGGTGGCGCTCGGCGTGGACTACAACATCTTCCTGGTCAGCCGCGCCCGGGAGGAGGCCGTGCGTCTCGGCACCAGAGCGGGCATGCTCAAAGCCCTGTCGGCCACCGGTGGCGTCATCACCTCGGCAGGCGTGGTTCTGGCCGCCACCTTCGCGGTCCTCGTCTCACTTCCGCTGGTGATGCTTGTCGAGGTCGGGTTCCTGGTCGCCTTCGGCGTGCTGCTCGACGCCCTGCTGGTGCGGTCGGTCCTGGTGCCCGCCCTCACCCTGCTGATCGGCCGGCGGATGTGGTGGCCGAGCCGGCTCGACCGCCCCACGGCGGAACCGCCGAACGGGCGACACTCGCTCCCCGACGAGGAGGAGCTCGCGCTGCAACGGTGA
- a CDS encoding right-handed parallel beta-helix repeat-containing protein: protein MTDTFSRRVAFRAAVVGGAAAAGATIVAQPAAHAAPSGDGWISVLDHGAIGDGVTDDTAKIQAALNAATLTVPHKSVHFPPGRVFRVSEEISLTGYANATIAGNGSSLALTGARPTASHISTVLRLTDVREVTVEDLTIRDTDRTQIYNGLLLARATRCAIRGVRVIDVRYTGISVFDDPPGASDDVLITGCVTEGTRQGISVNGRDIRIIGNHVAMDWWSTDEARRGPWQPSSDYYDGINVLAGSDRTVVSGNTITECGQSGIYTQSLKNLVVADNTVTGCVLRGIEIDGQRKHLEKPSDNVPEAQKLRAYGVTITGNTLLDNFGNINILYALDVTITGNRVHNKRASTCIALNRGTHHAVVVGNHCRQDDPDRAAIWVKPVETVNGTVIPGATEVTVAWNNVEAAVDWSAPPDAVVMQRTGNAEISATGTIKTTGKLLAAGGIGVGNSVSASRPGNVVRKIEVFTSTGASLGFIPVYNSIT from the coding sequence GTGACCGACACCTTCAGCAGACGCGTCGCATTTCGGGCCGCGGTGGTCGGTGGTGCGGCAGCCGCCGGCGCCACGATCGTGGCACAGCCGGCGGCCCATGCGGCGCCGAGCGGCGATGGCTGGATATCGGTCCTCGACCATGGCGCGATCGGCGACGGGGTCACCGACGACACGGCGAAGATCCAGGCGGCGCTGAACGCCGCGACGCTGACGGTGCCGCACAAGAGCGTGCACTTCCCGCCGGGGCGGGTGTTCCGGGTCAGCGAGGAGATCAGCCTCACCGGGTACGCCAATGCGACGATCGCCGGCAACGGGTCGTCGCTCGCGCTCACCGGCGCCAGGCCGACCGCCTCCCACATCAGCACGGTGCTGCGCCTGACCGACGTGCGCGAGGTAACCGTCGAAGACCTGACGATCCGCGACACCGACCGTACCCAGATCTACAATGGCCTGCTGCTGGCCAGGGCGACCCGGTGCGCGATCCGGGGCGTCCGGGTGATCGACGTGCGGTACACCGGAATCTCGGTCTTCGACGACCCGCCGGGCGCCTCCGACGACGTGCTGATCACCGGTTGCGTCACCGAGGGCACGCGGCAGGGCATCTCGGTCAACGGCCGCGACATCCGCATCATCGGCAATCACGTGGCGATGGACTGGTGGTCCACCGACGAGGCCCGGCGCGGACCGTGGCAGCCGAGCTCCGACTACTACGACGGCATCAACGTGCTGGCCGGCTCCGACCGCACCGTGGTCTCCGGCAACACCATCACCGAGTGCGGACAGTCCGGCATCTACACCCAGTCGCTGAAGAACCTCGTCGTCGCCGACAACACCGTCACCGGGTGTGTGCTGCGTGGCATCGAGATCGACGGGCAGCGCAAGCATCTGGAGAAGCCGTCCGACAACGTGCCGGAGGCCCAGAAGCTGCGCGCGTACGGCGTGACGATCACCGGCAACACGCTGCTGGACAACTTCGGCAACATCAACATCCTGTACGCCCTGGACGTGACGATCACGGGCAACCGGGTGCACAACAAGCGCGCGTCGACGTGCATCGCACTCAACCGGGGCACCCACCACGCGGTCGTCGTCGGCAACCACTGTCGCCAGGACGACCCGGACCGGGCGGCGATCTGGGTGAAGCCGGTGGAGACGGTGAACGGCACGGTCATCCCCGGCGCGACAGAGGTCACCGTCGCCTGGAACAACGTCGAGGCCGCGGTCGACTGGTCCGCGCCACCCGACGCGGTCGTCATGCAGCGGACCGGGAACGCGGAGATCTCCGCGACCGGCACGATCAAGACCACCGGCAAGCTGCTCGCCGCCGGCGGCATCGGCGTGGGCAACAGCGTCTCGGCATCCCGCCCGGGCAACGTGGTCCGCAAGATCGAGGTGTTCACCTCCACCGGGGCGAGCCTCGGCTTCATCCCGGTCTACAACTCGATCACCTGA
- a CDS encoding tetratricopeptide repeat protein, with protein sequence MVVAAAGPPDPGQARNLDELVETLRALKLWAGDPSFQMIMRRVNARWTAAGRPADELARRSTIVDCFKTGRRRINGELLVAVVQALHDETGYVAHWRQALRVSLAETTPTAQVRVLDRLPADVATFSGRQRELDRLRLTAGADAGAVVAALSGMAGVGKTQLAVHLGHLLAAEDRFDTTLFVNLRGFHPDPGQPPAEPAAVLDGFLRLLGLSGHEIPPGLPARTAALRELVADRRILIILDNAATVEQVSPLLPHSPGSLTLVTSRRRLEDLAATVRLDVEVFSPDEAEQMLAGAVAEVPIGPDPFAYQRVARRCGHLPLALGVVAGQMAARPGWTVTDHADRLDERHQHRRLETGVELALHLSYQNLPVRRRTLLRRMAAQPGADLDDLAAAALLDTDVATAASHLRDLVGESLVQQPTAGRYVLHDLIRAYAEERAHEEDRPADRRAALTRLFDHYLYGAGAAMDVLYPAEGHRRPTLPPRLAPGPALPDPKAALAWLDAERPTLVASCLYAARNGWPEHAVRLAGILYSYLDNGGHPADAVAVHTEAQYAARLLGDRTAEATALTNLGVVCWQLGRHPEAVDHLEHARSLFGQLGDRRGEARTLGNLGVVHSTLGQCEVSAGYHERALDRFVQVGDQLGEANTLTNLGCVSARLNRPASAVEHHHRALEIFRDLNHRGGEATAFNNLGDAHVKLGDFGSATGYYEQALAMFRELGERYGETCVLNGLGQALAGQGRRDEAIARHTEALTLATEIGKPEEQARASAALTELREPAGQASDAVRT encoded by the coding sequence ATGGTCGTTGCGGCCGCCGGGCCGCCCGATCCGGGGCAGGCCCGCAACCTTGATGAACTTGTCGAGACACTGCGCGCGCTCAAGCTCTGGGCCGGTGACCCCTCGTTCCAGATGATCATGCGGCGGGTCAACGCCCGCTGGACCGCCGCCGGCCGCCCGGCCGATGAGCTGGCCCGGCGCAGCACGATCGTGGACTGCTTCAAGACCGGGCGCCGCCGGATCAACGGCGAACTGCTGGTCGCGGTGGTTCAGGCGCTGCACGACGAGACCGGCTACGTCGCGCACTGGCGGCAGGCGCTGCGGGTCAGTCTCGCCGAGACCACGCCGACCGCCCAGGTGCGGGTCCTCGACCGGCTACCGGCGGACGTCGCCACGTTCAGCGGCCGGCAGCGGGAGCTGGACCGACTGCGACTGACGGCCGGGGCTGACGCCGGCGCCGTAGTGGCGGCGCTCTCCGGGATGGCCGGCGTCGGCAAGACCCAGTTGGCGGTGCACCTCGGCCACCTGCTGGCCGCCGAGGACCGGTTCGACACGACGCTCTTCGTCAACCTGCGCGGCTTCCACCCCGACCCGGGACAGCCGCCGGCCGAACCGGCGGCGGTGCTGGACGGCTTCCTGCGCCTGCTCGGGCTCTCCGGCCACGAGATCCCACCCGGGCTGCCGGCCCGGACGGCGGCGTTGCGGGAGCTGGTCGCCGACCGGCGGATCCTGATCATCCTGGACAATGCGGCCACTGTGGAGCAGGTCTCGCCGCTGCTGCCGCACTCCCCCGGCAGCCTGACCCTGGTGACCTCCCGCCGGCGGCTCGAAGACCTGGCCGCGACGGTCCGCCTCGACGTCGAGGTGTTCAGCCCGGACGAGGCGGAACAGATGCTGGCCGGGGCGGTCGCCGAGGTCCCGATCGGTCCGGACCCGTTCGCGTACCAGCGGGTCGCGCGCCGCTGCGGCCACCTGCCGCTGGCGCTCGGCGTGGTCGCCGGCCAGATGGCGGCCCGGCCGGGCTGGACGGTCACCGACCACGCCGACCGGCTCGACGAACGCCACCAGCACCGCCGGCTGGAAACCGGGGTGGAGCTGGCGCTGCACCTGTCGTACCAGAATCTGCCGGTGCGGCGGCGGACGCTGCTGCGGAGGATGGCCGCCCAGCCCGGCGCGGACCTGGACGACCTCGCCGCCGCCGCACTGCTCGACACGGACGTGGCGACCGCCGCCAGCCACCTGCGGGATCTCGTCGGCGAGTCACTTGTCCAGCAGCCGACCGCCGGCCGTTACGTGCTGCACGACCTGATCCGCGCGTACGCCGAGGAGCGGGCGCACGAGGAGGACCGGCCGGCGGACCGCCGGGCGGCACTGACCCGGCTCTTCGACCACTATCTGTACGGCGCCGGCGCGGCCATGGACGTGCTCTACCCGGCCGAGGGGCACCGCCGGCCGACCCTGCCACCGAGGCTCGCGCCCGGACCGGCGCTGCCCGACCCGAAGGCCGCCCTGGCCTGGCTCGACGCGGAACGCCCGACCCTGGTGGCCAGCTGCCTGTACGCGGCCCGCAACGGCTGGCCCGAACACGCGGTCCGGCTCGCCGGCATCCTCTACTCTTACCTCGACAACGGCGGACACCCGGCCGACGCCGTCGCGGTGCACACCGAGGCGCAGTACGCGGCCCGGCTGCTCGGCGACCGGACCGCCGAGGCCACCGCGCTGACCAACCTCGGCGTGGTCTGCTGGCAACTGGGCCGCCACCCGGAGGCGGTCGACCACCTCGAACACGCGCGGTCGCTGTTCGGGCAGCTCGGAGACCGCCGGGGCGAGGCCCGCACGTTGGGCAACCTGGGTGTCGTGCACAGCACGCTCGGCCAGTGCGAGGTCTCCGCCGGGTACCACGAGCGGGCGCTCGACCGTTTCGTGCAGGTCGGCGACCAGCTCGGCGAGGCCAACACGTTGACGAACCTCGGCTGCGTCTCGGCCCGCCTGAACCGTCCCGCCTCGGCGGTCGAACACCACCACCGGGCGCTGGAGATCTTCCGAGACCTGAACCATCGCGGCGGCGAGGCGACGGCGTTCAACAACCTGGGTGACGCGCATGTCAAGCTGGGCGACTTCGGCAGCGCCACCGGCTACTACGAGCAGGCCCTGGCGATGTTCCGCGAGCTGGGCGAGCGGTACGGCGAGACGTGCGTCCTCAACGGACTGGGTCAGGCACTGGCCGGGCAGGGCCGGCGGGACGAGGCGATCGCCCGGCACACGGAGGCGCTGACCCTGGCGACGGAGATCGGCAAACCCGAGGAGCAGGCCCGCGCCAGCGCCGCCCTCACCGAACTGCGCGAACCGGCCGGCCAGGCGTCCGACGCGGTCCGGACGTGA
- a CDS encoding endo-1,4-beta-xylanase has translation MRLGNRSTRTSRQLSTILTFCLVTLVGSAAVATPAQAQDAVLLSNDFESDSYAPWGPRGSVTLAIATEGHESANSLSVTGRTADWQGAATSATALFEPGTTYAISAWAKLPAGTEGSAGVHFTVEATPAAGGDNTYTWVGSNVATTADEWVRIGGEYTMPADLSAATLYVEAEGTTPYLLDDVSITGPETGPGGPEPGTVVIDTDFEDGLDGWGPRDSGSGAPTVELSDVAHDGAAAALVTDRFDQGSGLGRDVSTLFEAGVTYDVSAWLRFAEGQPADQIWLSLASTSGDSQSFSTLGQFDGITNSGWTQVTASFTMPAADSALLYFETAWQNGETGNTSDFLVDDITVQVPEPPVIEDLTPIHETTDFPVGVAIDSRETLGAPAQLLTRHFNHITPENHMKPEAWYDADGNFRRHEQATALMDFAQANGIGLYGHVLVWHSQTPAWFFQNEAGEPLGTSEADQQIMRDRLRTHIFAVAESLADDYGLFGSDTNPLNSWDVVNEVVSDSGEYADGLRRSEWYRILGENFIDLAFQYADEAFNDTYAVAGADPVTLFINDYNTEQSGKQARYKALVDRLLDRGVPIDGVGHQFHVSLATPVSTLEQALATFADLPLTQAVTELDVTTGTPVTQAKLIEQGYFLRDAFRIFRAYSEKLYVVTVWGLTDGRSWRSGNGAPLIFNDSLRAKPAYYGVVDGELPARLRTANVFAGDVALTRKNISALEWRKLPLNQIEDVAQFQLRWAPDHLTVYVTVADDTRARKDSVTFELGDQTYTVARNGTGDVRAVAANHDGGYALIAHLPLTDAALGDTLALDVRVSDHNGDTVGWNTPGVQGTLTLIEPLSYLEVVQARTAPEIDGAVDPAWAGANEVRTEKQVSGTGGAVATVRTLWRGQTLYVLAEVADPVVDVSGSDPWIQDSVEIYVDAGNFKNGSYRYDDTQIRINADNVVSFGTGDEGFQANRLESAAVRTDTGYTVEAAISLLEYGGLDTFHGLDFQVNDASEGARTSIRNWADPTGTGYQTTARWGVGRLVGPDQGNIAVTVRPTKWWESDAGGGYCATLFAKNKTDQPLDWYAYVELDGEITNAWGFERQAQDDGTYRVSGADWNRTLQPGANTVAVGYCADTPNQ, from the coding sequence ATGCGCCTCGGAAATAGATCGACCCGAACATCGCGGCAACTGTCCACAATTCTTACGTTCTGCCTGGTCACCCTGGTTGGCTCGGCCGCCGTCGCCACCCCGGCCCAGGCCCAGGACGCCGTCCTGCTCAGCAACGACTTCGAATCCGACTCGTACGCCCCATGGGGGCCCCGCGGCTCGGTCACCCTCGCGATTGCAACGGAGGGTCATGAGAGCGCTAACAGTCTCTCGGTAACCGGCCGGACCGCCGACTGGCAGGGCGCCGCGACGAGCGCGACCGCCCTCTTCGAGCCCGGAACCACCTACGCTATCAGCGCCTGGGCGAAACTTCCGGCGGGCACGGAGGGCTCCGCCGGGGTCCACTTCACCGTGGAGGCCACCCCGGCCGCCGGCGGCGACAACACCTACACCTGGGTCGGCAGCAACGTCGCCACCACGGCCGACGAGTGGGTACGCATCGGCGGCGAGTACACGATGCCCGCCGACCTGAGCGCCGCCACCCTCTACGTGGAGGCCGAGGGGACCACGCCGTACCTGCTCGACGACGTCAGCATCACCGGCCCGGAGACCGGGCCGGGCGGGCCGGAGCCGGGCACGGTCGTCATCGACACCGACTTCGAGGACGGGCTGGACGGCTGGGGGCCGCGCGACAGCGGCTCGGGCGCCCCGACGGTCGAACTCTCCGACGTGGCCCACGACGGCGCCGCCGCGGCGCTGGTGACCGACCGGTTCGACCAGGGCTCCGGCCTCGGCCGGGACGTCTCCACCCTGTTCGAGGCGGGCGTGACCTACGACGTCAGCGCCTGGCTGCGGTTCGCCGAGGGACAGCCGGCCGACCAGATCTGGTTGAGCCTGGCCAGCACCTCCGGCGACAGCCAGTCGTTCAGCACCCTGGGCCAGTTCGATGGCATCACCAACAGCGGCTGGACCCAGGTGACGGCGAGCTTCACCATGCCGGCCGCCGACAGCGCGCTGCTCTACTTCGAGACCGCCTGGCAGAACGGCGAGACCGGCAACACCAGCGACTTCCTCGTCGACGACATCACCGTCCAGGTGCCGGAGCCGCCGGTCATCGAGGACCTGACCCCGATCCACGAGACCACCGACTTCCCGGTCGGCGTCGCGATCGACAGCCGGGAGACACTCGGCGCCCCCGCCCAGCTGCTGACCCGGCACTTCAACCACATCACGCCGGAGAACCACATGAAGCCGGAGGCGTGGTACGACGCGGACGGCAACTTCCGCCGGCACGAGCAGGCCACCGCGCTGATGGACTTCGCCCAGGCCAACGGGATCGGCCTCTACGGCCACGTGCTGGTCTGGCACAGCCAGACCCCGGCCTGGTTCTTCCAGAACGAGGCCGGCGAGCCGCTCGGCACCTCCGAGGCGGACCAGCAGATCATGCGGGACCGGCTGCGGACCCACATCTTCGCCGTCGCCGAGTCACTCGCCGACGACTACGGCCTGTTCGGCTCCGACACCAACCCGCTCAACTCGTGGGACGTGGTGAACGAGGTGGTCAGCGACAGCGGCGAGTACGCCGACGGGCTGCGCCGCAGCGAGTGGTACCGCATCCTCGGCGAGAACTTCATCGACCTGGCGTTCCAGTACGCCGACGAGGCGTTCAACGACACCTACGCGGTCGCCGGCGCCGACCCGGTCACCCTCTTCATCAACGACTACAACACCGAGCAGAGCGGCAAGCAGGCCCGGTACAAGGCCCTTGTCGACCGGCTGCTCGACCGGGGCGTGCCGATCGACGGCGTGGGCCACCAGTTCCATGTCTCGCTGGCCACCCCGGTCAGCACCCTGGAGCAGGCGCTGGCCACCTTCGCGGACCTGCCGCTGACCCAGGCGGTCACCGAGCTGGACGTCACCACCGGCACGCCGGTGACCCAGGCCAAGCTCATCGAGCAGGGCTACTTCCTGCGGGACGCGTTCCGGATCTTCCGGGCGTACTCGGAGAAGCTGTATGTCGTCACGGTCTGGGGCCTGACCGACGGTCGGTCCTGGCGGTCCGGCAACGGGGCGCCGCTGATCTTCAACGACAGCCTCCGCGCCAAGCCCGCCTACTACGGCGTGGTGGACGGCGAGCTGCCGGCCCGGCTGCGCACCGCGAACGTCTTCGCCGGTGACGTCGCCCTGACCCGCAAGAACATCAGCGCCCTGGAGTGGCGCAAGCTGCCGCTGAACCAGATCGAGGACGTGGCGCAGTTCCAGCTCCGCTGGGCGCCGGACCATCTGACCGTGTACGTGACGGTCGCCGACGACACCCGCGCCCGCAAGGACAGCGTCACCTTCGAGCTGGGCGACCAGACGTACACGGTGGCCCGCAACGGCACCGGCGACGTGCGGGCGGTGGCGGCCAACCACGACGGCGGCTACGCGCTGATCGCGCACCTGCCGCTCACCGACGCCGCCCTGGGCGACACGCTCGCCCTGGACGTGCGGGTCTCCGACCACAACGGTGACACCGTCGGCTGGAACACCCCGGGGGTGCAGGGCACCCTCACCCTGATCGAGCCGCTGTCCTACCTGGAGGTCGTCCAGGCTCGGACGGCTCCCGAGATCGACGGCGCGGTCGACCCGGCCTGGGCCGGCGCGAACGAGGTCCGCACCGAGAAGCAGGTCTCCGGGACCGGCGGCGCGGTGGCCACGGTCCGCACCCTGTGGCGGGGCCAGACGCTGTACGTGCTGGCCGAGGTCGCCGACCCGGTGGTCGACGTCTCCGGCTCGGACCCGTGGATCCAGGACTCGGTGGAGATCTACGTCGACGCCGGCAACTTCAAGAACGGCTCCTACCGGTACGACGACACCCAGATCCGGATCAACGCCGACAACGTCGTGTCGTTCGGCACCGGGGACGAGGGATTCCAGGCGAACCGGCTGGAGAGCGCGGCGGTCCGCACCGACACCGGCTACACCGTCGAGGCGGCGATCAGCCTGCTCGAATACGGCGGCCTGGACACCTTCCACGGCCTAGACTTCCAGGTCAACGACGCGTCCGAGGGTGCCCGCACCTCGATCCGCAACTGGGCCGACCCGACCGGCACCGGCTACCAGACCACCGCCCGCTGGGGAGTGGGCCGGCTGGTCGGCCCGGACCAGGGCAACATCGCGGTGACCGTGCGGCCCACCAAGTGGTGGGAGTCGGACGCCGGGGGCGGCTACTGCGCCACCCTGTTCGCCAAGAACAAGACCGACCAACCCCTCGACTGGTACGCCTACGTCGAGCTGGATGGTGAGATCACCAACGCCTGGGGCTTCGAACGGCAGGCCCAGGACGACGGTACGTACCGGGTGAGCGGGGCCGACTGGAACCGGACCCTGCAGCCCGGCGCCAACACGGTCGCCGTCGGCTACTGCGCCGACACGCCAAACCAGTGA